The window AGGCTCTCTTCGTTCGGGGATTGGTGGAATGTTACGGGGGGTGCTCGGCAGTTTCACCGCGATAGCGTTTAATGGAGGACAGATATTGGTCGTTTTGGTGACCGTCTTTTTCGGTGTGACATTTACCCTCATGAATCCCCGTCCAATCATAGGAGCAATGTTTTCCATTGTTCCCGAAGGCCATCATGATCAAGCTCTGATCATCGCGCAGCGTATCGGCAAGGTTGTGCCCGGTTGGGCCCTCGCTACGATGGCGGGGATGGTGGCGATTGGTCTGCTGGTGTTTCTGTGCATGTGGTTGATCCTCGGATTTAAGGACGGCCTGATTCTCGGGCTGATCGCCGGCATGTTGGCCACTATTCCCTTTCTGGGCCCGGTCCTCAGCGCAGTGCCGGCACTATTGCTCTCCCTCGGCAAAGGGGGCATGACCCCGCTGTGGGTCTTGCTCACCTATCTTGGGGTTCAGGCTTTGGAAGGCAATGTGATTCAGCCTTTTATCATGGCGCGCGGTATGAGGCTGCATCCATTGACGGTGATATTCTCGATGCTCTTATGTGTGGCGGCCTTTGGGGTGATGGGTGTTCTGGTGGCTTCACCACTGGTCGCCATTTTAAGTATCCTGCACGACGAACTTTTTCGAAGGCGCTACCTTCCCACGGTAACTGATGCAGACCTGGATGAAATGGCACGGAAGGCCCTTCGTGAAACATTGACGGAGAGTAAATGATCCAAATAAAGGAGGTTTTAGTGCTTGGGGAGAAGCTTTATTGGGATTAACCCCATTGAAATGGGCATGCCCAACAGTGAAGTGGTGGCTGAACGGCTGAAAGGCATACCAAAGTATCCCGCTGATTTCAAAAATGTCTTTCCCGGCGAGAAAGACCCCGTGACTTTCGACAACTTTGCCAAGGCGGTTGCCGCCTTGGAACGAACCCTGATTAGCCAAGGTCGCGAAGACAAAGTGCATGCACAAACTAATAAAAGAACGGACACTGATGGAATAGACCATGTTTAAACGTCTCAGCATCCACATACAGTCACCACTATGGAGCGTTGCAGCAAGCATTTTGTTAGTCGCCGTGCTACTCGCCGTACTGATTTATTTCGACGCCCATGAACAGGTGTTGAATCTGTTGAAGTGGTTCGATGCTCAAGGCGCCTGGGCGCCGCTGCTGGTTATCCTGATCATGGCGGCGGTGGTGGTGCTGGTACTGCCAGGGGTGCTGTTCACCACTGGCGCCGGTTTCGTGTTCGGCGTCGTCGAAGGTTCCATTGTTGTCGTGCTGGGAACAACCTTCGGGGCGGCTCTGGCATTTTTGATCGCACGCTATCTGTTCGGACAGCGTGCCCGGTCATTTGTCATGGCCCGCGCCAAACTGCAAGTTGTGAGTGAAGAGCTGACGCCGCATGGCTGGAAGATCGTGCTGCTGACGCGTCTGATCCCGTTCTTTCCCGGAAAGATCTCCAACTACTTTTTCGGTTTGACCCGGTTTTCATTCCCTGGCTTCTTAGGCGGGACGCTGCTGGGTATTATCCCTTACTCAATCCACAACGTCTATCTCGGCTCGATTGCTGCCGACATCACCGCCCATGGTGCCAGCAAACTGGATCGTACTCCGCTGCAATGGGTCCTTTATGGCGCCGGCTTCATTGTCACGGTGGTCACGGTCATCTATCTGAGTCGGCTCGCACGCCGCGCACTGTCTCGCTATACAGACACCGGCGCCATCAAGGGGGAACTGTCGTGATCTGGATGAAATGGCTACCTTGGCGGTTCGTAATCCGGCGAATCGCACGCCAGAAGGGCTTCCTTGATCCACTGGCCCTGTTGGCACGGCTGCACAGTTTTGCCCAACCGTCCGAAGTGGGTGAACCGATTGAACTGCTTAGAGCCGGCGTGGTCTTTCACGCCCGCGGCCTGATCAACAGCCGGGTCATCCAGCATAACCTCGACTGGGTCTGGCCCTACTGGATTGAACGCCAGTTCGATCCGAACGACGTATCCTTTATCCCGCGCGCCTTTTCGATCACACACATTAACCTCACCCACCGCAACTGGACGGCGATTGGTTATCCGGACTGCGCTGAACTGCCGATTGTCGATCCCCGGGGTCTGCTCACCCCCTTTCTCGATGGCTGGTCCTTGCAGTGCTGGCTGCTGTCCGAGGATGGCCGCGGCCTGCTACCTTCACGCGCCGACGATTGCCGGCAACAACAGGAGATGGGCAACGGGGTTTGCATCACCACCGAGACGGCCATGCAAGGGCTGTCTCTGAGCAGCCGCGCCTGGGTGCAACTCGAGTCGGGGGTCCCGGTCTGCAAGCTGCATT is drawn from Desulfobulbaceae bacterium and contains these coding sequences:
- a CDS encoding AI-2E family transporter translates to MNRESGEKPGSIAFYVFLGAALFAFIQSYALLSPILLSFLLVILISLAVNPLISWIRSLTGGRKLPAGLVVGGFIVILVLTGWSFFEPMKVSVTNLSKQLPEYWERLQKPLIRMEQQAALTEEKLQAEVATERTQTDGAQGGQKVAQQNSEQTQPRSPEEEGSLRSGIGGMLRGVLGSFTAIAFNGGQILVVLVTVFFGVTFTLMNPRPIIGAMFSIVPEGHHDQALIIAQRIGKVVPGWALATMAGMVAIGLLVFLCMWLILGFKDGLILGLIAGMLATIPFLGPVLSAVPALLLSLGKGGMTPLWVLLTYLGVQALEGNVIQPFIMARGMRLHPLTVIFSMLLCVAAFGVMGVLVASPLVAILSILHDELFRRRYLPTVTDADLDEMARKALRETLTESK
- a CDS encoding TVP38/TMEM64 family protein; translated protein: MFKRLSIHIQSPLWSVAASILLVAVLLAVLIYFDAHEQVLNLLKWFDAQGAWAPLLVILIMAAVVVLVLPGVLFTTGAGFVFGVVEGSIVVVLGTTFGAALAFLIARYLFGQRARSFVMARAKLQVVSEELTPHGWKIVLLTRLIPFFPGKISNYFFGLTRFSFPGFLGGTLLGIIPYSIHNVYLGSIAADITAHGASKLDRTPLQWVLYGAGFIVTVVTVIYLSRLARRALSRYTDTGAIKGELS